The proteins below are encoded in one region of Triticum aestivum cultivar Chinese Spring chromosome 1B, IWGSC CS RefSeq v2.1, whole genome shotgun sequence:
- the LOC123097890 gene encoding uncharacterized protein, producing the protein MGNYLSCTLAKTPGGKGARVILPDGAVRRVSLPTTAAELMMDAPGHFVAETRHARVGTRLEALHADEDLEMGVIYATFPMKRIGTKLAAADMARLAAAATREAQRSAKVSSVGAAAAAAAQPEPAITFVPAAEEAPSPRARLDEMVDDAVAAEIDVLKHRLSSARSRRPNLETIHEENHLLCRR; encoded by the coding sequence ATGGGGAACTACCTGTCGTGCACGCTGGCCAAGACGCCGGGCGGGAAGGGCGCGCGGGTGATCCTCCCCGACGGCGCGGTGCGGCGGGTCTCGCTGCCGACCACGGCGGCGGAGCTGATGATGGACGCGCCGGGCCACTTCGTGGCCGAGACGCGCCACGCGCGCGTCGGCACCCGCCTCGAGGCGCTCCACGCCGACGAGGACCTCGAGATGGGCGTCATCTACGCCACCTTCCCCATGAAGCGCATCGGCACAAAGCTGGCCGCCGCCGACAtggcccgcctcgccgccgccgccacccgggaGGCCCAGCGCTCCGCCAAGGTGTCCTCCgtgggggccgcggcggcggcagcggctcagCCCGAGCCGGCCATCACCTTCGTGCCAGCCGCGGAGGAGGCGCCGTCGCCGAGGGCGCGGCTGGACGAGATGGTGGACGACGCGGTGGCCGCCGAGATCGACGTGCTCAAGCACCGGCTCAGCAGCGCGCGCTCCAGGCGGCCCAACCTCGAGACCATCCACGAGGAGAATCACCTCCTGTGCAGACGCTGA